One window of Cellulomonas shaoxiangyii genomic DNA carries:
- a CDS encoding ferredoxin reductase: protein MTEVGAAPPGAARLGDRFAVASGWRVATAVDARDASASARTLVLDVPGWGGHRAGQHVDLRLTAADGYTAVRAYSIGGAWDPGRPTHVEVSVQRVAGGEVSPYLVDDFAVGQRIEVRGPVGGWFVWEPGAGGGAPVLLLGGGSGVVPLVAMVRERRRAGDRTPFRLVYSVRMPGDALFLDELTGAGRRDDGVDAHVVWTRGAPPGASDGRPPGRLQLRDLARHGWPPDLRPLVYVCGPTGFVEAVSRMLLVLGHDAAAIRAERFGPST, encoded by the coding sequence GTGACGGAGGTCGGCGCGGCCCCGCCCGGCGCCGCGCGCTTGGGCGACCGGTTCGCGGTCGCCTCCGGGTGGCGCGTCGCGACGGCCGTCGACGCCCGGGACGCGAGCGCGTCGGCGCGCACGCTCGTCCTCGACGTGCCCGGGTGGGGCGGGCACCGGGCCGGTCAGCACGTCGACCTGCGCCTCACGGCGGCCGACGGGTACACCGCGGTGCGCGCGTACTCGATCGGTGGCGCGTGGGACCCGGGCCGTCCGACGCACGTGGAGGTGAGCGTGCAGCGGGTCGCCGGCGGGGAGGTCTCGCCGTACCTCGTGGACGACTTCGCCGTCGGGCAGCGCATCGAGGTGCGCGGGCCGGTCGGCGGGTGGTTCGTGTGGGAGCCCGGTGCCGGCGGCGGCGCCCCGGTGCTGCTCCTCGGGGGCGGCTCGGGCGTGGTGCCGCTCGTCGCGATGGTCCGCGAGCGCCGGCGTGCCGGGGACCGGACGCCGTTCCGGCTCGTCTACTCGGTGCGCATGCCGGGCGACGCGCTGTTCCTCGACGAGCTGACGGGCGCCGGGCGCCGCGACGACGGCGTCGACGCCCACGTCGTCTGGACGCGCGGCGCGCCTCCCGGGGCGTCCGACGGCCGGCCGCCGGGCCGCCTGCAGCTGCGCGATCTCGCGCGGCACGGCTGGCCGCCCGACCTGCGGCCGCTGGTGTACGTGTGCGGGCCCACGGGCTTCGTCGAGGCGGTCTCGCGCATGCTGCTCGTCCTGGGCCACGACGCCGCGGCGATCCGCGCCGAGCGGTTCGGCCCGTCGACCTAG
- a CDS encoding molybdopterin-dependent oxidoreductase produces MAPDSPDGRAAGLTPGFRGRPRPAGVALPPGQYVERGFPVLTAGTTPHVPTDRWELTVRNEDLDTWRWSWPDLMALPQDEPTVDLHCVTRWSKFGTRWRGVSLDVLLADVRSSAQYALVACYGGYTTNLPVADLLGGRAWVAHTYDGRPLHPEHGGPARLLVPHLYLWKSAKWVKEIHLVRDDQRGFWERYGYHDYGDPWREQRYQGD; encoded by the coding sequence ATGGCGCCCGACTCCCCCGACGGACGCGCCGCGGGCCTCACGCCCGGCTTCCGCGGCCGCCCCCGCCCCGCCGGCGTCGCGCTGCCGCCCGGGCAGTACGTGGAGCGCGGCTTCCCGGTCCTGACCGCCGGGACCACCCCGCACGTCCCCACGGACCGCTGGGAGCTCACGGTCCGCAACGAGGACCTGGACACGTGGCGCTGGTCCTGGCCCGACCTCATGGCGCTGCCGCAGGACGAGCCGACCGTCGACCTGCACTGCGTGACCCGGTGGTCGAAGTTCGGCACGCGGTGGCGCGGCGTCAGCCTCGACGTGCTGCTCGCGGACGTGCGGTCGTCCGCGCAGTACGCCCTCGTCGCCTGCTACGGCGGGTACACGACGAACCTGCCGGTCGCCGACCTGCTGGGCGGCCGGGCGTGGGTGGCGCACACCTACGACGGCCGTCCGCTGCACCCCGAGCACGGCGGCCCGGCGCGCCTGCTCGTCCCGCACCTGTACCTGTGGAAGTCCGCGAAGTGGGTGAAGGAGATCCACCTCGTGCGCGACGACCAGCGCGGGTTCTGGGAGCGGTACGGGTACCACGACTACGGCGACCCGTGGCGCGAGCAGCGCTACCAGGGCGACTGA
- a CDS encoding organic hydroperoxide resistance protein — protein sequence MPALYTAVATATGGGRDGHARTSDGLLDVDLAVPREMGGAGGATNPEQLFAAGYAACFHSALTGAARRQKVTVRDTAVTAEVGIGPGDAGGYGLEVTLRIEVGGVDDATAHALVEAAHRTCPYSNATRGNVPVTLEVETG from the coding sequence GTGCCCGCGCTCTACACCGCCGTCGCCACCGCCACCGGAGGGGGCCGCGACGGTCACGCCCGGACGTCCGACGGCCTCCTCGACGTCGACCTCGCCGTCCCGCGCGAGATGGGCGGCGCCGGCGGGGCGACCAACCCCGAGCAGCTCTTCGCCGCCGGCTACGCGGCGTGCTTCCACAGCGCCCTCACGGGCGCCGCGCGCCGGCAGAAGGTGACGGTCCGGGACACGGCCGTCACCGCCGAGGTCGGCATCGGCCCGGGCGACGCCGGGGGGTACGGGCTCGAGGTGACGCTGCGCATCGAGGTCGGCGGCGTGGACGACGCCACCGCGCACGCGCTCGTCGAGGCCGCGCACCGCACGTGCCCGTACTCCAACGCGACCCGCGGCAACGTGCCCGTCACCCTCGAGGTCGAGACCGGCTGA
- a CDS encoding DNA polymerase ligase N-terminal domain-containing protein, whose protein sequence is MARGGGERPGELETYRSMRRFDRTPEPSGASPEPAPEGVRRFVVQRHRARRLHYDVRFEIDGVLVSWAVPRGPTLDPDVKRMAVHVEDHPLEYEDFEGVIPAGEYGGGDVIVWDRGTWEPYKGDDPAADVARGELHAELHGTRLKGRFVLVRRGAADAGGKEQWLLLHKHDEHAVAGWDAEDHPTSVVSGRTNDEVKADPDRLWRSDLPAAQASVELHPPVPPGPTDDELAALDDLGRAGTWDVFGRSVRLTNLDKVLFPSRDGEEPVTKRELVRYAARIAPVALPYLRGRPLNMHRYPEGAATKGFWHKQLPGHAPDWVPRWDNPEADAGETTTYLVVDEPAALVWAANFGALEWHAWTSLAAEPRRPTYALVDLDPGTSTPWEDVLLLARLHRDAFAHLGVTAQPKLTGRRGIQIWVPIAVGPDFDETRAWVETLSRTVGAVVPELVSWRWEVRERGGQARLDYTQNAINKTLVAPYSPRAAAGAPVSAPITWEELDEPWLRPDAFTVRTVLDRIAERGDPFRTVLTHDQTLPRLR, encoded by the coding sequence GTGGCGCGAGGTGGCGGGGAGCGTCCCGGTGAGCTGGAGACGTACCGGTCGATGCGGCGGTTCGACCGCACGCCCGAGCCGTCGGGCGCGTCCCCCGAGCCGGCCCCGGAGGGCGTGCGCCGGTTCGTGGTGCAGCGGCACCGCGCGCGCCGCCTGCACTACGACGTGCGGTTCGAGATCGACGGCGTCCTCGTCAGCTGGGCCGTGCCACGCGGGCCGACGCTCGACCCCGACGTGAAGCGCATGGCGGTGCACGTCGAGGACCACCCGCTCGAGTACGAGGACTTCGAGGGCGTCATCCCGGCGGGCGAGTACGGCGGCGGCGACGTCATCGTGTGGGACCGCGGCACGTGGGAGCCGTACAAGGGCGACGACCCGGCGGCCGACGTGGCGCGCGGTGAGCTGCACGCGGAGCTGCACGGCACGCGGCTGAAGGGCAGGTTCGTGCTGGTCCGGCGCGGGGCGGCGGACGCCGGCGGCAAGGAGCAGTGGCTGCTGCTGCACAAGCACGACGAGCACGCGGTGGCCGGCTGGGACGCCGAGGACCACCCGACGTCCGTCGTCTCGGGCCGGACCAACGACGAGGTGAAGGCCGACCCGGACCGGCTGTGGCGCTCGGACCTGCCGGCCGCCCAGGCGTCGGTCGAGCTGCACCCTCCCGTGCCGCCCGGTCCGACCGACGACGAGCTCGCCGCCCTCGACGACCTGGGCCGCGCCGGCACGTGGGACGTCTTCGGCCGCAGCGTGCGCCTGACGAACCTCGACAAGGTGCTGTTCCCGAGCCGGGACGGCGAGGAGCCGGTGACCAAGCGCGAGCTGGTCCGGTACGCGGCGCGCATCGCCCCCGTCGCCCTGCCGTACCTGCGCGGCCGCCCGCTCAACATGCACCGCTACCCGGAGGGTGCGGCCACGAAGGGGTTCTGGCACAAGCAGCTGCCCGGCCACGCCCCGGACTGGGTGCCGCGCTGGGACAACCCCGAGGCCGACGCGGGGGAGACGACGACGTACCTCGTGGTGGACGAGCCCGCGGCGCTCGTGTGGGCAGCGAACTTCGGCGCGCTCGAGTGGCACGCGTGGACGTCGCTCGCGGCGGAGCCCCGCCGCCCGACGTACGCGCTCGTGGACCTGGACCCCGGCACGTCGACGCCCTGGGAGGACGTGCTGCTGCTCGCGCGCCTGCACCGGGACGCGTTCGCGCACCTGGGCGTGACGGCGCAGCCCAAGCTCACGGGCCGGCGCGGCATCCAGATCTGGGTGCCGATCGCCGTCGGCCCCGACTTCGACGAGACGCGGGCCTGGGTGGAGACCCTGTCACGCACCGTCGGCGCAGTGGTGCCCGAGCTCGTGAGCTGGCGCTGGGAGGTGCGCGAGCGCGGCGGCCAGGCGCGCCTGGACTACACGCAGAACGCGATCAACAAGACGCTCGTCGCCCCGTACAGCCCGCGGGCCGCGGCCGGGGCGCCGGTGTCCGCGCCGATCACGTGGGAGGAGCTCGACGAGCCGTGGCTGCGCCCCGACGCGTTCACGGTCCGCACCGTGCTGGACCGCATCGCCGAGCGGGGCGACCCGTTCCGCACGGTGCTGACGCACGACCAGACCCTCCCGCGCCTGCGCTGA
- a CDS encoding superoxide dismutase family protein, with protein MTVTALAALALAGCTAGGADPQGTGDAGATASTPLATESAATTESAVATAVLADVDGQELGDVQIVPADEALRVVVDVEGMDPGFYAMHVHTVGLCEPESSPPGDPTRTGAFLSAGGHLGADESTHAAHAGDLPSLYVLADGTGHLETVTDGLTAADLLDDDGSAVMVHAGRDNFANIPERYSATGPDQQTLDTGDAGDRLACGVVE; from the coding sequence ATGACGGTGACCGCGCTGGCGGCACTGGCACTCGCGGGCTGCACGGCCGGCGGCGCGGATCCGCAGGGCACGGGGGACGCCGGTGCCACCGCGTCCACGCCGCTCGCGACGGAGTCGGCGGCCACGACGGAGTCGGCGGTCGCGACGGCCGTCCTGGCGGACGTCGACGGGCAGGAGCTCGGTGACGTGCAGATCGTCCCGGCGGACGAGGCGCTGCGCGTCGTCGTCGACGTCGAGGGCATGGACCCGGGCTTCTACGCGATGCACGTGCACACGGTGGGGCTGTGCGAGCCCGAGAGCTCACCGCCGGGCGACCCGACCCGGACGGGCGCGTTCCTCTCGGCCGGCGGGCACCTGGGCGCGGACGAGAGCACGCACGCCGCGCACGCCGGCGACCTGCCCAGCCTGTACGTGCTGGCGGACGGCACCGGGCACCTCGAGACCGTCACCGACGGGCTCACCGCCGCCGACCTGCTCGACGACGACGGCAGCGCGGTGATGGTGCACGCGGGCCGCGACAACTTCGCGAACATCCCCGAGCGGTACTCCGCCACGGGCCCGGACCAGCAGACGCTCGACACGGGCGACGCCGGCGACCGGCTCGCCTGCGGCGTCGTCGAGTGA
- a CDS encoding DUF421 domain-containing protein, protein MWFDAWGDLGRVVLVGSAAYAALVVVLRTTGKRTLVKLNAFDLVVTVALGSTLATILLSSDVSWAEGVTALVLLAVLQLVVSWVTTHTGRGRSVVTAHPTTLVRDGVVDHVALRGQRLTETELRQAVRASGTGGLDQVARVVLETDGTLSVITQQQLGDGSALEPGDR, encoded by the coding sequence GTGTGGTTCGACGCGTGGGGCGACCTCGGGCGCGTGGTGCTCGTCGGGTCCGCCGCGTACGCGGCGCTGGTCGTCGTGCTGCGTACGACCGGCAAGCGGACGCTCGTCAAGCTCAACGCGTTCGACCTGGTCGTCACCGTCGCCCTCGGCTCGACGCTCGCGACCATCCTGCTGAGCTCCGACGTGTCGTGGGCCGAAGGGGTCACCGCGCTCGTGCTGCTGGCCGTGCTGCAGCTCGTCGTGTCGTGGGTGACCACGCACACCGGGCGGGGCCGGTCGGTCGTCACCGCACACCCGACGACGTTGGTGCGGGACGGTGTCGTCGACCACGTCGCCCTGCGCGGGCAGCGCCTGACGGAGACGGAGCTGCGGCAGGCCGTCCGCGCCTCCGGGACCGGTGGCCTCGACCAGGTCGCCCGCGTCGTCCTCGAGACGGACGGCACGCTCAGCGTCATCACGCAGCAGCAGCTCGGCGACGGGAGCGCGCTCGAGCCGGGCGACCGCTGA